The segment TGTTCCATTTGAAGCCTGTTCATCAATGCAGGGACAGAAATGAAATGGAAGAAGAGTTGCAGAAAGCCAAGCTCCATCATCTGAAGATCATCGTTACAGGTGGTGGACGTTCAGCGAACGGCGCCATAGAAACCCTGAGCACACTTAAGGTGAGAAGGGTCACGCCTTACGAATTTCTCACGTACCACTATATGGAACCGGTATACTGCCAGCTCCATTCAAAGGATTATTACGAAGCGAAAGATGGCTCATCGTGGCTGAAGGAAGAGTTTTACAAGCAACCCGAGAAGTACCAGTCTACCTTTTTGCCCTACACAAAAACCTGTGACCTGTTACTTGCCTGTCACTTCTGGGATCCGAGAACCGCTCCATTGTTCACCAGAGAACAAGTGCGTATGCCGGGATTCCGGATCAGTGTCATAGCAGATGTCACTTGTGATGTGGATGGATCGATTCCAACAACATTCCGGACCACCACTGCACAGGATCCTTTTTATGGTTACAATCCCGCCACGGAACAGGAAGGTGAACCTTTTGATAAATCGACTATCACCGTTATGGCTGTTGATAACCTGCCCAGTGGACTACCAAGGGATGCTTCCGAAATGTTCGGCCATGATCTGATGGAGCGTGTCATTCCTTCTATCATCCACGGCGATGAAGATGAGCTGTTGTTCCGAGCAACCATCGCGCAGGATGGGAAACTCACAGAACGGTTCGGTTATCTGAAAGACTTTGTAGAAGGGAAATAGTTATTAACGTAACCACTTAAATAGCTTAGGGACATTGGCTATGTCCATCCAAAATGTTGCCTTATAGATCCCTCGCTGCGCTTCGGTATGACAAAACGGTTTTGATTAATGAAATGAAAGAGGAAAGTGCGCGACTGACATTTTAGTGTTTAACAGCCCAGTCGCGCACTTTCCTCTTTCCGTGAGCCTTATGAGTCCTGTCATCCCGAAGCGTAGCGAGGAATCTTGTAAGAACAAATCCACCCCTTATACCAGGTTACGATAATAAGCGGTCAGCGTAGGGGTATCACCCTTTGAGCTTTGTGATCATAGCGGCGGGGTCCGGAGCGCTGAATACCGCATTTCCCGCGACCAGCACATCGGCCCCGTGAGACACAAGCTTAGCTGCATTTTCAATGCTTACACCACCGTCTATCTCCACATAGGCAGATGATCCGGTTTCCACCAGCAATTGCTTCAAGGATTTAAGTTTGGCGTAGGTAGATTCAATAAATGACTGTCCACCGAAGCCGGGATTTACGGACATCACGCACACCAGATCAATCTCCGGGGCCACATATCGTAACACATCCACTGATGTGTGTGGATTCAGCGCTACGCCGGCTTTCATACCTGCTGCACGTATGGCCTGTACTGTGCGATGCAGATGTACACAGGCTTCCGCATGAACGGTTAGCACATCGGCACCGGCATCCTTAAAAGTTTGAATGTATCGGTCGGGATCGACAATCATGAGGTGCACATCCAACGGCTTTGCAGCATGTTTTCGGATCGCTTTAATGACCGGTATTCCGAATGAGATATTGGGAACGAAAACGCCGTCCATCACGTCCAGGTGAAACCAGTCGGCCTGGCTTTCATTCACCATGGTGATGTCTTTATTCAGGTTGGCAAAGTCTGCCGAAAGAATGCTGGGTGCTACGAGGTGAGACACGGGATGGTTTGTGGTTTGTAGTTTACTTTGCCCGCCGTAGCTTTAGCAAAGGCGGGTGGTTTAGATCGCCTTCGCCTAGCCGCTTTAGCGGAGTCATGACTTAAAAACGATCCGGGGCAAAGTTAAGGATTAACTGCCTAACATTTCGGATAGGCACCAAATGCAAACAGGGAATGTACGATGGTTGTACATTCCCTGTTCAGGTATTGATTGCCTGCGGCGGTTTTAGCCGAGGTATGTTTTCAGTATTTTGCTTCTGGAAGTGTGCTTGAGTCTGCGAATGGCTTTCTCCTTGATCTGACGCACACGTTCACGGGTCAGGTCAAAACGTTCACCGATTTCCTCAAGGGTCATGGTATGTTCACCGGACAATCCAAAATACAGACGGATCACATCGGCTTCCCGTTGTGTTAAAGTTTTCAGTGCTCTTTCAATCTCTCTGCGCAGGGAGTCATTGAGAAGTGTTGCATCCGGGCGCGGACTGTCATCACTCTGAAGAACATCGTACATATCGTTTTCCTCTCCCTGTACAAGGGGAGCATCCATGGAAACGTGTCTTCCTGAAGACTTCATAGACTCCTTCACATCATCTTCGGATATCTCGGTCAACTCGGATATCTCGCCGGCGGATGGTTCCCTCTCGAAATCCTGTTCCAGTTTTGCGAAGGCCTTATTGATCTTGTTTATCGATCCGATCTTATTGAGTGGAAGTCTTACAATTCTTGATTGTTCTGCGAGGGCCTGAAGAATGGATTGACGAATCCACCATACGGCGTAGGATATGAACTTAAAGCCACGGGTTTCATCGAACCTTTGGGCAGCTTTGATAAGGCCGAGGTTTCCCTCATTGATAAGGTCAGGTAAGGTTAAGCCCTGGTTCTGGTATTGTTTGGCAACTGACACCACAAAACGGAGATTGGCTTTGGTGAGCCTTTCAAGGGCAAGCTGGTCGCCCTGCTTGATCCGCCGGGCCAACTCGACCTCTTCCTCTGCTGTGATCAGTTCAACTTTACCTATTTCCTGGAGGTACTTATCCAGGGAAGCCGTCTCTCTGTTGGTGACCTGCTTCGTAATCTTAAGCTGCCGCATAATTCTAGTCTATCTCTTCAGAATTTAAAATACGACTTGGTAAACGTGATGAAAGGAAAATTGGTTTCAACTCCTTGCCGTGCAACGAATCATTTTTTCCTTTTACACGGCGGTTCATAGTATCCCTCCGCCGTCTATAAGAAGGTCATGGAGGTTATAATAAAAACCGGGTTTTACCAACCCCAGCAGGTGCCAAGTTATCAATCCACTTTCCTGCTGTTACTCGGGTTCCACATTCTTTGCCCTTAAAACAAAGATGATCATTTTAATTTAAAATGACAAGGCACGATTTCCCATCGTGCCTTGTCTACATTTCCTATTGAAGCGGGGGTTATTTTACCTCTTCGCTTTGGGTCTCAGATTGTTTCTCCGGTTTTGGGAGGAGTACTTTTCTGGACAATTTGATCTTACTGGTTTTGGGGTCGATGCCAATGATCTTCACTTCTATCTCGTCTCCTTCCTTCAGAACGCTCTCGACAGTTTCGAGTCTCTTCCAGTCTATCTCTGAGATATGAAGCAATCCATCCTTACCCGGCATGATCTCTACAAAGGCACCAAAAGCGGTGATGGTCTTTACCTTTCCTTTATATACCTCTCCAACTTCGGGTACGGTGGAAATTTGTTTGATCCTGGCAACAGCCGCATCGATGGATTCCTTGTTTGATCCGGAAATATCCACGATACCTTTACCATCTACTTCTTCGATCACGATGGTGGTACCGGTCTTCTCCTGAAGGTCCTGAATGATCTTACCACCGGGTCCGATCACCGCACCGATAAACTCCTTCGCAATGGTTAATTGTACGATACGTGGTGCGTGTGGTTTGTAATCATCACGGGGTTGTTCGAGGGTCTCAGCCATTTTGGACAGGATGTGCAAACGACCGGCTTTGGCTTGTTCCAGGGCTTCCATCAAGATATCATATGACAGTCCGTCTACCTTGATATCCATCTGGCATGCGGTGATACCATCTTTGGTTCCGCATACTTTGAAGTCCATATCCCCGAGGTGATCTTCATCTCCAAGAATGTCCGACAATACTGCATATTTGCCCTGATCGTCCATGATCAATCCCATGGCGATGCCGGATACAGGCTTTTTCAACTTGATACCGGCATCCATCATAGCGAGGGTACCTGCACAAACGGTGGCCATGGATGAAGAACCGTTGGATTCAAGAATGTCCGATACGATACGAACAGTGTACGGAAGGTCTTTAGGAACCTGATTTTTCAGAGCTCTGTTAGCCAGGTTACCGTGACCGACTTCCCTTCTGCTGGTGCTCATCATACGCTTTACTTCTCCGGTTGAGAATGGCGGGAAGTTATAATGAAGCATGAAATTGTTCTTGCCTTCGAAAATAGCTCCGTCAATGATTTGCTCGTCTAACTTGGTACCCAACGTTACCGAGGTGAGGGATTGGGTCTCCCCCCTGGTAAATACCGCTGAACCGTGTGCAGAAGGAAGATAATCCACTTCACTCCAGATGGGACGTATCTCATCTGTTTTTCTGCCATCCAAACGAATACGCTCATCCAAAACAACACGGCGAACAGCTTCTTTTTCTGCTTTTGAAAGATAACGGCCAACCATACGCTCTTTAACGGCTAGTTCCTCTTCCGGGGTGGTTTCTCTGAAATGTTCAATGAACTCTTCACGAACCGCACCGAACTTTTCTTTTCTTTCTCCTTTATTTGCCAGGGCTGATTTGGCAATATCATAGAACTTCTGGTAGGTTGCATTTCTAACGAGCTCACGCAACTGATCATCATCTTCCTGATGAGAATAAGTGCGCTTCACGTGAGATTTTTCAACGGCTTCGCCCAGCTCTTTTTGCAATTGACACTGTGCTTTGATGGCCTCGTGCGCTACTTTAATGGCTTCCACCATATCTACTTCGCTCACCTCACCCAT is part of the Flavobacteriales bacterium genome and harbors:
- a CDS encoding alanine dehydrogenase translates to MSITLGLIKETKRPPDQRVALSPGECRQLKSTYPDLNIVVESSDQRSFSDQEYLDEGVAVSTDMQGCDYLLGIKEVNPDRLMEGKTYFFFSHTIKKQAYNRPLLQEVLRKKVRLIDYETLTDPAGNRIIGFGRFAGIIGTYNAILGYGKKYDLFHLKPVHQCRDRNEMEEELQKAKLHHLKIIVTGGGRSANGAIETLSTLKVRRVTPYEFLTYHYMEPVYCQLHSKDYYEAKDGSSWLKEEFYKQPEKYQSTFLPYTKTCDLLLACHFWDPRTAPLFTREQVRMPGFRISVIADVTCDVDGSIPTTFRTTTAQDPFYGYNPATEQEGEPFDKSTITVMAVDNLPSGLPRDASEMFGHDLMERVIPSIIHGDEDELLFRATIAQDGKLTERFGYLKDFVEGK
- a CDS encoding ribulose-phosphate 3-epimerase, with translation MSHLVAPSILSADFANLNKDITMVNESQADWFHLDVMDGVFVPNISFGIPVIKAIRKHAAKPLDVHLMIVDPDRYIQTFKDAGADVLTVHAEACVHLHRTVQAIRAAGMKAGVALNPHTSVDVLRYVAPEIDLVCVMSVNPGFGGQSFIESTYAKLKSLKQLLVETGSSAYVEIDGGVSIENAAKLVSHGADVLVAGNAVFSAPDPAAMITKLKG
- a CDS encoding sigma-70 family RNA polymerase sigma factor, coding for MRQLKITKQVTNRETASLDKYLQEIGKVELITAEEEVELARRIKQGDQLALERLTKANLRFVVSVAKQYQNQGLTLPDLINEGNLGLIKAAQRFDETRGFKFISYAVWWIRQSILQALAEQSRIVRLPLNKIGSINKINKAFAKLEQDFEREPSAGEISELTEISEDDVKESMKSSGRHVSMDAPLVQGEENDMYDVLQSDDSPRPDATLLNDSLRREIERALKTLTQREADVIRLYFGLSGEHTMTLEEIGERFDLTRERVRQIKEKAIRRLKHTSRSKILKTYLG
- the pnp gene encoding polyribonucleotide nucleotidyltransferase; amino-acid sequence: MNVVTKTIDLGDGRSISVETGKLAKQANGSVVVRMGDTMLLATVVSNKDAAENPAFFPLSVEYREQFASAGKIPGGFFKREARPSEHEILVCRLVDRALRPLFPDNYFAETQIILNLVSAGTDTTPDSLACLAAASALAVSDIPFNGPVSEVRVARIDGKFVVNPPISQLANADIDLMVGATEKDVCMVEGEMGEVSEVDMVEAIKVAHEAIKAQCQLQKELGEAVEKSHVKRTYSHQEDDDQLRELVRNATYQKFYDIAKSALANKGERKEKFGAVREEFIEHFRETTPEEELAVKERMVGRYLSKAEKEAVRRVVLDERIRLDGRKTDEIRPIWSEVDYLPSAHGSAVFTRGETQSLTSVTLGTKLDEQIIDGAIFEGKNNFMLHYNFPPFSTGEVKRMMSTSRREVGHGNLANRALKNQVPKDLPYTVRIVSDILESNGSSSMATVCAGTLAMMDAGIKLKKPVSGIAMGLIMDDQGKYAVLSDILGDEDHLGDMDFKVCGTKDGITACQMDIKVDGLSYDILMEALEQAKAGRLHILSKMAETLEQPRDDYKPHAPRIVQLTIAKEFIGAVIGPGGKIIQDLQEKTGTTIVIEEVDGKGIVDISGSNKESIDAAVARIKQISTVPEVGEVYKGKVKTITAFGAFVEIMPGKDGLLHISEIDWKRLETVESVLKEGDEIEVKIIGIDPKTSKIKLSRKVLLPKPEKQSETQSEEVK